A single window of Vibrio sp. HB236076 DNA harbors:
- a CDS encoding YcjX family protein, giving the protein MVTLSREVHDFLQRGLNNQISIAVTGLSRAGKTAFITSFVNQLIHASPATLPMFEAVRQGRIVAAKRLPQTNLMVPRFGYDAAMSQLHASPSQWPLPTKDVSEIRLALKYRVASRTRRLLNETATLYIDLIDYPGEWLLDLPMLEMTYQQWCESYWQHQSADKQALAGGWHDALDELDPKANADENQLEQIANRYSQYLTELKAEGFSWVQPGRFILPGDLAGAPVLQFFPVALSAFEQPTQKGSQLELLNARFEQYKQQVVRRFYRDYFAKFDRQIVLVDVLGPLNRGYDAFWDMRLALEAILKNFHYGKSGVLQRLFGAKIDKLLFAASKSCHITPEQHPALLTLLQQMIHPAWQHTAFHPVEMECMTMSSIKSTRYGHVQQGGQNVAALQGLDLHGQPQTLFPGQVPTRLPEKSFWQQQSFQFEPFLPLPSEPDQALAHLNMDQVLHFLLGDKLK; this is encoded by the coding sequence ATGGTCACGCTATCGAGAGAAGTTCACGATTTTTTACAACGCGGTCTTAATAATCAAATCAGCATCGCCGTTACCGGTTTGTCACGAGCGGGGAAAACGGCCTTTATCACCTCCTTTGTCAATCAATTGATCCATGCCAGCCCGGCTACGCTGCCCATGTTCGAGGCGGTTCGCCAAGGTCGAATCGTGGCGGCAAAACGATTGCCACAAACCAATCTCATGGTGCCGCGTTTTGGCTATGACGCGGCAATGAGCCAATTGCACGCCAGTCCATCGCAGTGGCCATTACCGACCAAAGACGTCAGTGAAATTCGTCTGGCACTTAAATACCGAGTGGCCAGTCGCACTCGACGTTTGTTGAACGAAACCGCCACCTTGTATATTGATCTCATTGATTACCCCGGCGAGTGGTTACTCGATTTACCCATGTTGGAAATGACCTATCAGCAGTGGTGTGAGTCCTATTGGCAACATCAATCGGCGGATAAGCAAGCCTTGGCTGGCGGGTGGCATGACGCATTGGACGAACTCGACCCTAAGGCCAACGCCGATGAAAATCAATTGGAGCAGATTGCCAATCGCTACAGCCAATACTTAACTGAATTAAAAGCCGAAGGATTTTCCTGGGTTCAACCAGGTCGTTTTATCTTGCCGGGTGATTTGGCCGGTGCGCCAGTCTTGCAATTTTTTCCGGTCGCTTTGAGCGCGTTTGAACAACCGACTCAAAAGGGCAGTCAACTTGAATTGCTCAATGCCCGATTTGAGCAATACAAGCAACAAGTGGTCAGGCGTTTTTACCGCGATTATTTTGCCAAATTTGATCGTCAAATTGTCCTTGTCGATGTGCTTGGGCCGTTAAATCGTGGCTATGATGCCTTTTGGGATATGAGATTGGCATTGGAAGCGATCTTGAAAAACTTTCACTATGGTAAAAGCGGGGTGTTACAACGTTTATTTGGGGCTAAGATTGACAAACTGTTGTTCGCAGCCAGTAAGTCTTGTCATATTACGCCAGAGCAGCACCCTGCTTTATTAACGCTACTGCAACAAATGATCCATCCTGCTTGGCAACATACGGCGTTTCACCCAGTGGAGATGGAGTGTATGACCATGTCGTCGATCAAATCGACTCGCTATGGCCACGTCCAACAAGGTGGGCAAAACGTCGCGGCACTGCAAGGCTTAGACTTACATGGACAACCACAGACGCTGTTTCCCGGTCAAGTGCCAACGCGTTTGCCAGAAAAATCGTTTTGGCAACAACAGTCATTTCAGTTTGAACCTTTTTTACCTCTGCCAAGTGAACCAGATCAAGCGTTGGCGCATCTAAATATGGATCAGGTTTTGCATTTTTTGTTGGGAGATAAATTAAAATGA
- a CDS encoding fumarate hydratase, which translates to MTVIRKQDVISSVADALQYISYYHPLDFIQALEKAYHKEESQAAKDAMAQILINSRMSAQGRRPICQDTGIVTCFVNIGMQVQWDSSDMTVQQMVDEGVRQAYTNPDNPLRASILMDPAGKRINTKDNTPAVVHINMVPGDKVDIQIAAKGGGSENKTKMAMLNPSDDIAAWVEKTLPTMGAGWCPPGMLGIGIGGTAEKAAVLAKESLMEHIDIQELIDRGPQNAEEALRLDIFERVNKLGIGAQGLGGLTTVVDVKIKSAPTHAASKPVCLIPNCAATRHVHFTLDGNGPAQLEPPKLEDWPDITWQAGENTRRVNLDTVTQAEIESWKTGETVLLSGKILTGRDAAHKKIQALLESGEGLPKEVDFKGKFIYYVGPVDAVGDEVVGPAGPTTSTRMDKFTDMMLEQTGIAGMIGKAERGPDTVEAIKKHKSVYLMAVGGAAYLVSKAIKKAKVIAFEELGMEAIYEFEVEDMPVTVAVDSNGVNAHQIGPDTWKVKIAEAQTQ; encoded by the coding sequence ATGACAGTTATTCGCAAGCAGGATGTGATTTCGAGTGTCGCAGACGCATTACAATACATTTCTTATTACCATCCACTTGATTTTATCCAAGCACTGGAAAAAGCGTACCACAAAGAAGAAAGCCAGGCGGCTAAAGACGCGATGGCGCAAATTTTAATTAACTCACGCATGTCAGCTCAAGGGCGTCGACCGATTTGTCAGGACACGGGTATTGTGACCTGTTTTGTCAATATTGGTATGCAAGTGCAGTGGGACAGCAGTGACATGACGGTGCAACAGATGGTGGATGAAGGGGTAAGACAAGCCTACACTAATCCGGATAACCCGCTGCGTGCTTCAATTTTAATGGATCCCGCCGGCAAACGTATCAACACCAAAGACAACACACCGGCAGTCGTTCATATCAACATGGTACCCGGTGATAAAGTCGACATTCAAATTGCGGCGAAAGGTGGCGGTTCAGAAAACAAAACCAAGATGGCGATGCTCAACCCATCCGATGATATTGCCGCTTGGGTTGAAAAAACCTTGCCGACCATGGGGGCAGGCTGGTGCCCACCTGGCATGTTGGGTATTGGCATTGGCGGTACCGCTGAAAAGGCGGCAGTGCTGGCCAAAGAGTCATTAATGGAACACATCGATATTCAAGAGCTCATCGACCGCGGCCCCCAAAATGCAGAAGAAGCCTTGCGTTTAGACATTTTTGAGCGAGTCAACAAATTGGGGATCGGCGCACAAGGGCTTGGTGGCCTGACCACAGTCGTCGATGTAAAAATCAAATCTGCGCCGACTCACGCCGCGTCAAAGCCGGTTTGTTTGATCCCTAATTGCGCGGCGACTCGACATGTTCACTTTACCTTAGATGGCAATGGCCCGGCGCAATTAGAGCCACCAAAACTCGAAGACTGGCCAGACATCACTTGGCAAGCGGGAGAAAATACTCGTCGAGTGAATCTCGATACGGTAACTCAAGCCGAGATTGAAAGTTGGAAAACCGGCGAAACCGTATTATTGTCGGGCAAAATTCTCACCGGCCGTGATGCAGCGCATAAAAAAATTCAGGCGCTACTGGAAAGCGGTGAAGGTTTGCCAAAAGAAGTGGACTTTAAAGGCAAATTTATTTACTACGTCGGCCCGGTCGATGCAGTGGGTGATGAAGTGGTAGGCCCTGCCGGCCCGACGACATCGACACGCATGGATAAATTTACCGATATGATGCTAGAGCAAACCGGTATTGCAGGTATGATAGGGAAAGCAGAGCGCGGCCCGGATACGGTTGAGGCGATCAAAAAACACAAATCAGTGTATTTGATGGCAGTTGGCGGTGCGGCCTACTTGGTGTCTAAAGCGATCAAAAAAGCCAAAGTCATCGCCTTTGAAGAGCTGGGTATGGAAGCGATATATGAATTTGAAGTGGAAGATATGCCGGTGACCGTCGCGGTCGACTCCAACGGTGTCAATGCTCACCAAATTGGCCCAGATACTTGGAAAGTTAAAATTGCCGAAGCGCAAACCCAGTAG
- the pabB gene encoding aminodeoxychorismate synthase component I has translation MHNLTQIDYLEHTYSPQLASQLFAKIESQPWAMLLRSAATDHPNSRFDILVAKPKVTLETQGQQTKISRGKDILWSTADPFSLIEQYLAEHLPNMACDLDVPFIGGALGYFSYDLGRRVESIPERAKRDIEAPDMAIGLYSWALIVDHKLEKAYWVGTDCRSARHWLLHCKAPEPLASFALQSDWQSNTTEQDYHQKLARIQDYLTEGDCYQINFAQRFDAQYQGSEWQAYQHLERTNQAPFSAFIRLASHAVLSVSPERFVQLREQQIETKPIKGTRPRSQDPVQDQALKRDLMQAQKDQSENLMIVDLLRNDIGRVAAPGSVSVPHLFAIESFPAVHHMVSTITARLAPQQNATDLLRACFPGGSITGAPKVRAMAIIEELEPHRRSVYCGSIGYLSRDGQLDTNIAIRTLISQQQRLYAWAGGGIVADSQSELEYQETFDKLGKILPVLSDI, from the coding sequence ATGCATAACCTGACCCAGATTGATTACTTAGAGCATACCTACAGCCCCCAACTCGCGAGTCAATTGTTTGCCAAAATTGAGTCTCAACCTTGGGCGATGTTATTGCGCTCTGCCGCCACCGACCACCCCAATAGCCGCTTTGACATTTTAGTGGCTAAACCCAAAGTTACGCTTGAAACTCAGGGACAACAAACCAAAATCAGCCGCGGAAAAGACATCTTATGGTCCACAGCCGATCCGTTTAGCCTTATCGAGCAGTACTTGGCTGAGCATTTACCCAACATGGCCTGTGATCTTGACGTGCCGTTTATCGGCGGTGCATTGGGGTATTTTTCTTACGATCTTGGTCGTCGGGTTGAGTCTATTCCAGAGAGGGCGAAACGAGATATCGAGGCACCAGACATGGCCATTGGGTTGTATTCTTGGGCATTGATTGTCGATCATAAACTCGAAAAGGCCTACTGGGTGGGCACCGATTGTCGCTCGGCCCGTCACTGGCTGTTGCATTGCAAGGCGCCAGAGCCCTTAGCAAGTTTTGCGCTGCAAAGTGACTGGCAGTCCAACACCACTGAACAAGACTACCATCAAAAGTTGGCCCGTATTCAAGACTACCTTACTGAAGGTGATTGTTATCAAATCAATTTTGCCCAGCGGTTTGACGCTCAGTATCAAGGCAGTGAATGGCAGGCCTATCAGCACTTAGAACGTACCAATCAAGCGCCATTTTCTGCATTTATTCGCTTGGCATCTCATGCCGTGCTCAGTGTCTCACCAGAGCGTTTTGTACAATTGCGCGAACAACAGATTGAAACCAAACCCATTAAAGGCACCCGCCCACGCAGTCAAGACCCGGTTCAAGATCAAGCGCTCAAACGTGACCTGATGCAAGCGCAAAAAGATCAATCGGAAAACTTAATGATCGTCGATTTGCTCAGAAACGATATTGGCCGCGTTGCCGCCCCTGGGAGTGTCAGTGTCCCACACTTGTTCGCCATCGAAAGTTTTCCCGCCGTACACCATATGGTCAGTACCATTACAGCGCGCCTTGCCCCGCAACAAAATGCCACCGATTTACTGCGCGCTTGTTTTCCTGGTGGCTCCATTACCGGGGCTCCGAAAGTGCGTGCCATGGCTATTATCGAAGAGCTGGAACCGCACAGGCGCAGCGTTTACTGCGGTTCGATCGGCTACCTAAGCCGCGATGGTCAACTCGACACTAACATCGCCATTCGTACCCTCATCAGTCAACAGCAGCGCCTTTATGCTTGGGCGGGCGGTGGCATCGTTGCCGACAGTCAAAGTGAACTTGAATACCAGGAAACATTTGACAAACTCGGCAAAATTCTTCCAGTATTGAGTGATATATAA
- a CDS encoding L-serine ammonia-lyase: MISVFDLFKIGIGPSSSHTVGPMVAAKQFIEHLAEQSQLPLVTRLQAQVFGSLSLTGKGHQTDIAIVLGLCGHAPDSVDIEQIPALIEKVRHSQQLNVYNGQYQIDFCAQEGIIFHRHALPKHENGMTLTAWFDDQTSVSKTYYSIGGGFVVDDDAFDLVLADESEVPYPFDSAEQLLQQCSDTGLSISAIVMANEAHLHGRAHTEQYLDNIWQTMRACIVKGMEREGLLPGPLRVPRRAAALKHLLLAQEKHAQDPMSALDWVNMFAFAVNEENAAGGRVVTAPTNGACGIVPAVLAYFDKFIRPVGSQERERYLLTTSAIGGLYKRNASISGAEVGCQGEVGVACSMAAAGLAELFGASPAQVCIAAEIAMEHNLGLTCDPVAGQVQVPCIERNGMAAVKAINACRMAMQRTSAPRVSLDKVIETMLETGKDMNAKYRETSQGGLAIKVIC; the protein is encoded by the coding sequence ATGATCAGTGTTTTTGACCTGTTTAAAATTGGAATCGGGCCTTCGAGCTCTCACACGGTTGGGCCTATGGTGGCGGCCAAACAATTTATCGAACACTTAGCAGAGCAATCGCAGTTGCCTTTGGTCACTCGTCTACAAGCGCAAGTCTTCGGATCTTTATCACTGACTGGTAAAGGCCATCAAACCGATATCGCGATCGTATTAGGCCTGTGTGGTCACGCCCCTGATAGCGTTGACATTGAACAGATCCCCGCTTTGATCGAAAAGGTGCGACACTCACAACAACTCAATGTGTACAACGGTCAATACCAAATAGATTTTTGCGCGCAAGAGGGCATCATTTTCCATCGCCACGCGCTACCAAAGCACGAAAATGGCATGACCTTAACCGCTTGGTTTGACGACCAAACCTCGGTCAGCAAAACCTACTACTCAATCGGCGGCGGCTTTGTCGTCGACGATGATGCCTTTGACTTAGTACTGGCAGATGAAAGTGAGGTTCCCTACCCCTTTGACAGTGCAGAACAATTATTGCAACAGTGCAGCGACACCGGGTTATCGATATCGGCCATTGTGATGGCAAATGAAGCGCATTTACACGGCCGAGCACACACGGAACAATACCTCGACAATATCTGGCAGACCATGCGAGCGTGTATTGTCAAGGGAATGGAACGCGAGGGCTTGTTACCGGGCCCACTGCGGGTGCCACGTCGAGCCGCGGCGTTAAAACACTTGCTGCTCGCCCAAGAAAAACACGCACAAGATCCTATGTCTGCTCTCGATTGGGTAAACATGTTTGCCTTTGCCGTCAACGAAGAAAATGCCGCTGGCGGACGCGTTGTTACCGCGCCGACAAATGGGGCTTGTGGCATTGTTCCGGCCGTTTTAGCTTACTTCGACAAATTTATCCGCCCTGTCGGCAGCCAAGAACGGGAACGCTATTTACTCACCACTAGTGCGATTGGCGGTTTGTACAAGCGCAACGCGTCCATTTCCGGTGCCGAAGTCGGTTGCCAAGGCGAAGTCGGAGTCGCCTGTTCAATGGCCGCCGCCGGGCTTGCTGAATTATTCGGAGCCAGTCCCGCTCAAGTCTGCATCGCGGCGGAAATTGCCATGGAGCACAACCTAGGACTAACCTGCGACCCTGTCGCGGGGCAAGTACAGGTCCCTTGTATCGAGCGAAATGGTATGGCAGCGGTCAAAGCTATCAACGCCTGTCGCATGGCGATGCAACGCACCTCAGCACCTCGCGTTTCACTCGACAAAGTGATTGAGACCATGTTAGAAACCGGTAAAGATATGAACGCAAAATACCGCGAGACCTCACAAGGCGGCCTTGCCATCAAGGTGATCTGCTAA
- a CDS encoding DUF2947 domain-containing protein: MSYIPLEDYPRAWIFRHASLPISPDQLALIKPMTAQRAAQFWKENISAVSPDAERLSDKDWAMQTSSWLHHLDWMPEWESDESPLPASILEFIDWQDDVTVYFCYEKYNVIETKWSVFKQHWKNFLFYDDGPILLGRRRDQALWFHTDGSVKLGHRS; the protein is encoded by the coding sequence ATGTCTTATATTCCGTTAGAAGACTATCCGCGAGCGTGGATTTTTCGCCATGCATCACTGCCAATTTCGCCTGACCAATTGGCGTTAATCAAACCGATGACCGCACAACGCGCCGCTCAGTTTTGGAAGGAAAATATCAGTGCCGTTAGCCCAGATGCCGAGCGTCTTAGTGATAAAGATTGGGCAATGCAAACCTCAAGTTGGTTACATCACCTTGATTGGATGCCTGAATGGGAGAGCGATGAGTCACCGTTACCGGCCAGTATTCTCGAGTTCATTGATTGGCAAGACGATGTCACCGTGTATTTTTGTTATGAAAAATACAATGTGATTGAAACCAAGTGGTCGGTGTTTAAACAGCATTGGAAAAACTTTTTGTTTTACGACGATGGGCCGATATTGCTCGGGCGACGTCGTGATCAAGCGTTGTGGTTTCACACCGATGGCAGCGTCAAGTTAGGCCATCGCAGTTAG
- a CDS encoding TIGR01620 family protein yields the protein MSQNRDRQPFEQDDFVLAGDEKQQTPLQGKQVFDEQSIDFDISENELMADDHAEHLVERTPRWLVGLLVLLVSFMALNGYQLYQAISERLWSAIFWQGFGLSVSIVLFIAVSRVLLRWRVWQQHQDWQRQAEQLRQQAGLGNALPLCQRLSQLSPQYQDGDHYQVFVSQVSSHHNDRDVLNLFEQTVLAPLDHKASQLIAKYAADSAALVAISPFASADMLLVAWRNVVMIDKLSALYGVRLGQLSRWRLLKHIAMNMASAGASEWMIDNGFDALSVSASAKLSARASQGIGIGLLTARVGIQAVSLTRPIKANEQRVLTLKKIRQAVLSHVIRLYRGSKTPDNA from the coding sequence ATGAGTCAAAATCGCGACAGGCAGCCTTTTGAACAAGACGACTTTGTTTTGGCAGGTGACGAGAAACAACAAACCCCCTTGCAAGGCAAGCAAGTGTTTGATGAACAAAGTATTGACTTTGACATTTCTGAAAACGAGTTGATGGCTGACGACCATGCCGAGCACCTTGTGGAAAGAACGCCACGCTGGCTCGTCGGTCTTTTGGTGTTGTTAGTCTCTTTTATGGCTTTAAATGGTTACCAACTTTACCAAGCCATCAGCGAACGTTTGTGGTCGGCAATCTTTTGGCAAGGTTTTGGCTTAAGTGTCTCGATAGTGTTATTCATCGCCGTGTCACGCGTCTTGTTGCGCTGGCGGGTTTGGCAACAGCACCAAGATTGGCAGCGACAAGCAGAGCAACTCAGACAGCAAGCAGGGCTTGGCAACGCTTTGCCTTTGTGCCAACGGCTCAGTCAATTGTCGCCTCAATATCAAGATGGCGATCACTATCAAGTCTTCGTCAGTCAAGTCTCGAGCCACCACAATGATCGAGACGTACTGAATTTGTTTGAGCAAACGGTGTTGGCTCCATTGGATCACAAAGCCAGCCAGTTAATCGCCAAGTACGCCGCAGATTCTGCAGCCTTAGTTGCCATCAGCCCTTTTGCCAGTGCGGACATGCTTTTGGTCGCATGGCGAAATGTGGTCATGATCGATAAACTCAGTGCCTTGTACGGAGTGAGGCTAGGGCAATTGTCACGCTGGCGATTATTAAAGCACATTGCAATGAATATGGCCTCAGCCGGCGCCAGTGAATGGATGATTGACAATGGGTTCGATGCCTTGTCGGTCAGTGCCAGTGCCAAACTGTCAGCCAGAGCAAGTCAAGGAATAGGCATTGGTTTGCTAACCGCGCGAGTAGGCATTCAAGCGGTGTCGTTAACTCGTCCAATCAAAGCCAATGAACAGCGTGTTTTGACCTTAAAAAAAATCCGTCAGGCAGTGTTATCTCACGTGATTCGCCTGTATCGAGGGTCAAAAACACCAGATAATGCTTAA
- the tyrR gene encoding transcriptional regulator TyrR: MRLEVICEDRLGLTRELLDLLVARAIDLRGIEIDQVGIIYLNCPDIDFDSFSALMGDIRRIDGVKDVRKIQFMPVERHNHELLALVNHLPEPVLAIDIKGHIDMANLAACALLKKSELELKGMPVQHALPQIEYGSWLEAPESRTRENIVLQGIDYVVELMPVHIENDHQQRTFASTLLTIRTQVTSVSPRAPVYPPSLGFEHFVGISNRHKALVNQAKKLAVLEQPLLIEGETGTGKEMLAKACHHRSERGSQPFLVVSCASMPDDVAETELFGHAPGSFNHEKGHKGIFELADGGTVYLDEIGEMSPHLQIKLLRFLQDGKFRRVGEEKEIEVDVRIIASTKHNLALLAEGDNFREDLYYRLNVLSISIPPLRTRPNDISPLLDLFVNKHSQKLSMAVPTYHPELLDTLMAYPWPGNMRQLDNMVLRALTQVEEGVLSCEHFHLPQVQQSEPSQFVIKDLDGGLDEIMKSYEAQILHSLYQNFPSSRKLAKRLNVSHTSIANKLREYNIKKVD, from the coding sequence GTGCGCTTAGAAGTCATATGTGAAGATAGACTGGGCTTAACTCGTGAGTTGCTCGATCTTCTCGTTGCTCGTGCCATTGATCTGAGAGGTATTGAAATCGATCAAGTTGGGATTATTTATCTAAATTGCCCTGATATCGATTTTGATAGCTTCAGTGCTTTGATGGGAGATATTCGTCGCATTGACGGGGTAAAAGACGTGAGAAAAATTCAGTTTATGCCCGTCGAACGCCATAATCACGAATTGCTCGCCTTGGTAAATCACTTGCCCGAGCCGGTACTCGCCATCGATATCAAAGGCCACATTGATATGGCCAACTTGGCCGCTTGTGCGCTGTTAAAAAAGTCCGAACTCGAGTTAAAAGGCATGCCCGTTCAGCACGCTTTACCGCAAATCGAGTATGGCAGTTGGTTAGAAGCGCCAGAGAGTCGCACTCGAGAAAACATTGTGTTACAGGGGATAGATTACGTCGTTGAATTAATGCCCGTTCATATTGAGAACGATCACCAACAGCGCACTTTTGCCAGTACTTTGCTGACAATACGAACCCAAGTGACCAGTGTCTCACCCCGCGCACCTGTTTATCCTCCGTCGCTGGGGTTTGAACACTTTGTCGGTATTTCGAATCGACATAAGGCCCTGGTCAACCAAGCCAAAAAACTCGCCGTGCTTGAACAGCCCTTGCTGATTGAGGGAGAAACCGGTACCGGTAAGGAAATGTTGGCCAAAGCGTGTCATCACCGTTCAGAGCGAGGCTCACAGCCATTTTTAGTGGTCAGTTGTGCGTCGATGCCTGACGATGTGGCAGAAACGGAGTTATTTGGTCATGCTCCAGGCTCGTTTAACCATGAAAAAGGCCATAAAGGTATTTTTGAATTGGCGGATGGCGGCACGGTTTACCTTGATGAAATTGGCGAGATGAGCCCACATTTACAAATCAAGTTACTGCGTTTTTTACAAGACGGTAAGTTTCGTCGTGTTGGTGAAGAAAAAGAGATTGAAGTGGATGTGCGCATCATTGCCTCGACGAAACACAATCTTGCTCTGCTGGCTGAAGGGGATAACTTTCGCGAAGATCTGTACTATCGCCTGAACGTATTGAGTATCAGTATTCCCCCTCTGCGTACTCGCCCCAATGACATTTCGCCGTTATTGGATTTATTTGTCAATAAACACAGTCAAAAACTGTCTATGGCAGTGCCGACGTATCACCCCGAACTCCTCGACACTTTGATGGCTTATCCATGGCCTGGTAATATGCGCCAGTTGGATAACATGGTCTTGCGGGCGCTGACTCAAGTCGAAGAAGGGGTATTGAGCTGCGAACACTTTCACTTGCCTCAAGTGCAACAATCTGAGCCCTCCCAATTTGTCATCAAGGATCTTGATGGTGGTCTCGATGAGATCATGAAAAGCTACGAAGCGCAAATCTTACACTCGCTGTACCAAAACTTTCCTTCCAGTCGTAAGTTAGCGAAGCGCTTGAATGTCTCACATACGTCTATTGCTAACAAATTGCGTGAATACAACATTAAAAAAGTGGATTAA
- a CDS encoding GNAT family N-acetyltransferase: protein MSNQPLISLYEHKDWQLRSAELWDAEPICQYFARNKAYLKPWEPEREAGFYQVNHWRQKLVKLAELHRLSLGFYFIICHPLQDKVIGTLSFGQITRFPFHAGSLGYSLDPEFQGQGIMTTCVKKVCDYLFNQQNLHRIQAAHMPNNVASQAVLERCGFEYEGLAKAYLLIDGQWQDHRLLALTNHQWQSRTRTIYND, encoded by the coding sequence ATGTCAAATCAGCCCTTGATCAGCTTATACGAGCATAAGGATTGGCAATTGCGTAGCGCCGAACTTTGGGATGCCGAACCCATTTGCCAATACTTTGCTCGCAATAAAGCCTATTTAAAACCTTGGGAGCCTGAACGAGAAGCCGGTTTTTACCAGGTGAATCATTGGCGACAGAAGTTGGTCAAACTCGCCGAGTTGCACCGGCTGTCGTTGGGGTTTTATTTTATTATTTGTCATCCGTTACAAGATAAAGTGATTGGCACGCTGTCTTTTGGACAAATAACCCGCTTTCCTTTTCACGCTGGCTCACTAGGCTACTCACTTGACCCTGAGTTTCAAGGCCAAGGTATCATGACGACATGCGTGAAAAAGGTATGCGATTATTTATTTAACCAACAAAATTTGCACCGCATTCAAGCGGCTCACATGCCCAATAATGTCGCGAGTCAAGCGGTGTTAGAGCGTTGTGGTTTCGAGTATGAGGGACTGGCAAAAGCGTATTTGCTCATCGACGGTCAGTGGCAAGACCATCGTTTACTCGCTTTGACGAATCATCAATGGCAAAGCCGCACACGCACAATATACAACGATTAA
- a CDS encoding CoA pyrophosphatase, with protein MKQWSKQRLLCQYQMKPLHSALPSAPTLANTRSAAVLIGLVSRPNGIHVLLTKRAEHLRHHPNQVSFPGGKQDPQDKNLYHTALRETHEEIGIHAEQVELIGALPSLETISRFHVTPYLAWVSCHYTSRINQDEVAELFEVPLNVLLEPNNYFQYPIKTRHYSRQITATFQSSHLIWGVTAQILQQLQQHLTHP; from the coding sequence ATGAAACAATGGAGTAAACAACGACTGCTTTGTCAATATCAAATGAAACCGCTGCACTCCGCGCTTCCCTCGGCGCCAACTCTGGCAAACACTCGCTCTGCGGCCGTACTGATAGGTTTGGTTTCACGCCCCAATGGCATTCACGTTTTACTGACCAAAAGAGCGGAGCACCTTCGCCACCACCCCAATCAAGTCAGTTTTCCCGGAGGTAAACAAGACCCACAAGACAAAAACCTCTACCACACCGCGCTGCGAGAAACGCACGAAGAAATCGGGATTCACGCCGAGCAAGTGGAATTGATTGGCGCGCTACCCTCGCTCGAAACCATCAGCCGCTTTCACGTCACCCCTTACCTGGCTTGGGTATCTTGCCATTACACCTCCAGGATTAATCAAGATGAAGTGGCCGAGCTTTTTGAAGTGCCATTAAATGTACTACTCGAACCAAACAATTATTTTCAATACCCGATTAAAACTCGCCATTACTCACGTCAAATCACAGCGACGTTTCAATCTTCTCACCTCATCTGGGGCGTCACCGCGCAAATACTGCAGCAGTTACAACAACATTTAACCCATCCTTGA